TCTAGACAACATCGTTGATCTTTCAGTTAAGCTTGTTCAAATACGGAGGCACAAAGTGTATGATATGGTTTACTTGCTTCTCAaattgatattgcttttacCAGTGGCAACAACGAGTGTTGAAAGGTTATTTTTTACAATGGTTAAAGTGAAAATAaagtcaaggaataagctaggtGATAGTGTTTTGGACGATTGTCTAGTCACATTCATTGAGCGGGATATTTTGTTCCAAGTGAATGAAGAAGATATAATCAAGATATTCACGTCATTCAAAAAATGGCGGGTAAACAAAGCAGACAAGTAATAGtgtaagtttcttttatgctatattttgaacaatttatattgtgatttgttattgtttctagcttaatctttgaatttaCCGAATTGTAAATGGTTTCACTGaattgcataagattttttttcgaCGTACCCTGTGGTAAAATCCTAGGTCTGCCACTACCGGTCATCCATGAATAGCATGTCTTCGAGGATGACTAGGTACCTCTGattgcttattttttttgatCAAATATGATGAGTCCACTTTCTGTCGCCTCTATCAGCCTCAAGACATCCATATTGCTTCCTTGTGGTCTGTAGTTTGTGTGGAATTGAATCAGCAAGCTCTGGATGATCGAACTTGTTGAGATTGAAAGATGCATCAGCTTCACCCAAGCACGGCATCTGAAATATTGACAAATTTCAGGGTCAAAGTAGGCCTTCTTGATTACGAATGCTGTCCCAAGATCGCTTCCTGTTCCCCACACCGAGATCACTTCACTTGAAGGGGACCATCCTCTTTGTTGATCAGCTTGATGAGATCCACTTGGCTGCTCTCACAAGCTGGGTCTCTTGCATGAAGGCTGCCCAGTGCTGTTGCGTTAGCCACTGCCTGTGGATGCATATGCTCTGACGACTCAAAGCTCGAGTCACCGATATGGCTGTAGCGTAGGTTCCTGTGTTCCATAGCCTTGAGCAGGTCTACGGTGGCAACTACATCATCCAGGGCCACCAGCGGCACTGCTGCCAGCATGACCCGTTGTCCAGTTGGGCGACAGAATCGATGCAATCCTCGACATCTAAGGCCATGTTGCGGACCTGCTTCACCAATGTCCTCATCATATCGATCATTTGTAGCACGCTCCGTGGTGACGATGAGGAaggagtgcatgatctcaaaCTCATCTGAGATAACAATCAGGCCCTGGTTCACGCTCTTCTGCAACTGTTTCTCCTCCTCAATGGCCGATTTGGCCATGTTAAGTGTACCCTCTACTGCCGTCTTGGCCAAGCCAAGCACAAAGTCCGCCATTGCTTCACTCTCTAATCTCTATGTTTGTCCTGCTCCAGTGGttacggtgtgtgtgtgtggggaaCTTGAAAGGGTAAGCTGGCATGGAACACTATATAACTAATGCTAGAACTACTTCATGTTCAAGGTGTGCAAAGAATCAACAAAGTAAGCTGCACGAAATTTCACAGGAACAGACAGACAAGAGTGGATGGTgaagataagaaaaaaaaatattcctTGTCGATGTTCGGAGAATAGAATATATGGACGCTGCAAAGAATATTTTACTTTCCGATTTGTGAAAAAGACTAAATAAACTCATCTACAAAAATTTCAAACAAACAGCGAGACGCACTAGCAACAAAGAACCGGCATCCCGCGGAAATATTCTCATGTAGGTCAAACCCAACCCACATCCCTTTTGAACCAAACACGGGACGATGTAGGTCGAACCTGTTCCGATTCACATCGATCCGGTAACCAAATTCACACTAAAAGCACGTAAGGTAACTTTATTGGCCCAGCACACAAACTTCCTTCTTTCCATAAGATACTCTCTTCCTCCAACAAGATTCCAGACTCTTTTCCTCAACAAGAGTCCTGCAGTTTCACTGGTACACATCAGTGGCTGCCTTAATCATACAATTGTTTGTGTAGCTTACAATAATTAATAAGGTATCATCAAAACTGGAGTTGTTCAATTCTTGCCCCTTCAGATATCAAGATTAACAAAAAGTAAGACGGTGGGATTCAGTTTTTAGTGCGACAGGAATTGGTACCGGCAGCAATCAGATTAAAACATCCATATTTATGTTCAAATACAatgtggaaaagaaaaaaacaaatccaAACAACAGATCTCCACCGAGCCATATATAGGCATTGCTCTGAAGCCACTAGGCACTAGCAATGAAGACTGCAACGGTTGGCGCCCTGCAATGCATGCCCTTGCCATAAGATACTGATGATCAAGGGCCGGCTTATAGCGCTTATATTAGAACAGAGAGAGTATACATGAATCTTCAGTATCTAACTCGTAGGTACATAAAAGTATAGAGCTCAAATTAACACTATGGGATTAATGAGCCCAAAGTCCAAGATAAGGTAGTAGTACTAAAAGGCCCATTTAAACCGGTTGGCCCAAAATCTGGTAGCTACAGTACAATTATGGATATGACTTGAGTTAGTATGGCCCAACGCGTTGCTAATAAAATAACCAGACCAGTGGAAGATCCAGCCTTAGAGAGCCTAGGGGGCtcttctccctttttcttccttggcttcctctttctctccctTTCCTTCATTCTCTTCCGtgtcttctttctttctccatAAAGATGGTGTGTGTGGGTACCAACTAGGATCATGTCAGGTATATTGTTTAATATTGGCGAGCCATGTC
This genomic window from Setaria viridis chromosome 8, Setaria_viridis_v4.0, whole genome shotgun sequence contains:
- the LOC140223618 gene encoding uncharacterized protein, producing MADFVLGLAKTAVEGTLNMAKSAIEEEKQLQKSVNQGLIVISDEFEIMHSFLIVTTERATNDRYDEDIGEAGPQHGLRCRGLHRFCRPTGQRVMLAAVPLVALDDVVATVDLLKAMEHRNLRYSHIGDSSFESSEHMHPQAVANATALGSLHARDPACESSQVDLIKLINKEDGPLQVK